Genomic window (Brevinematales bacterium):
ATACATAATAGTACAGAATGATGATGGTACTGAGACAAGGTACGATCTTATGAAGTTTACTAGTACAAATAATAATACGTGTTACAATCAGAGACCTATTGTTGATAAGGGGCAACGAGTAGAGAAAGGTCAAGTTATAGCAGATGGCCCTGCTATGGACAAAGGAGAGTTATCATTGGGTGCTAATCTATTGATAGCTTACATGCCTTGGTATGGGTATAATTACGAAGATGCTATAACTATAAGCGATAGACTCGTTAAGGAGGATATTTTAACATCTATTCATATATATGATTATGAAGTATCTGTTAGGAGTACTAAATTTGGTGACGAAGAGATAACAAGAGAGATACCTGGTGTCGGAGAAGATAGAGTTTCTCATCTTGATGAAGATGGTATAGTTAGAATAGGATCTTATGTAAAATCAGGAGATATTCTAGTTGGTAAGATTACACCTAAAAGTGAAGAAGTGGATAGTCCTGAGTTTAAACTAATTAAAGTTATATTCGGTGAGAGATCAAGAGAGGTAAAAGATTCATCTTTGAGGGTACCTCACGGTGAAGGAGGTATCGTTATAGGTGTTGACAGATTTTCAAAGAAAAATAAGGATGAGCTTCCAATAGGTGTCAAGGAACTTGTAAAGATTTATATTGCTCAGAAGAGAAAGATAAAGGTTGGTGATAAGTTGTCAGGAAGGCATGGTAATAAAGGAGTTATTGCTAGAATAGCTCCTATGGAAGATATGCCTATGTTACCTGACGGTACTCCAGTTGATATAATACTAAATCCTCTAGGTGTGCCTTCCAGAATGAATTTGGGACAGCTTTTTGAAACTATGTTGGGATGGGCTGGTATAAGGCTTGGTACTCATTATAGAATACCTGTTTTTGAAGGTCCTGATTATGAAGAAGTTAAAGCTGAAATGAGAAGAGCTGGGTTACCGGAAACTTCTAAGGTTAGATTAAGAGATGGTAGAACTGGTGAGTACTTTGAGTCTGAAGTTATGGTAGGTTATCATTATGTTATGAAATTAGTTCATATGGTGGATGATAAAATACACGCAAGATCTATAGGTCCTTATGCCTTAATAACACAACAGCCTTTGGGTGGAAAAGCTCAGTTTGGTGGACAGAGACTTGGTGAAATGGAAGTTTGGGCTTTGGAAGCTTATGGTGCTTCAACTTTACTTCATGAAATGCTTACTGTTAAATCTGATGATATTGAAGGAAGAGTTAAAGCTTATGATGGTATAACAAAAGGTAAATATGTTTCTCAATATAATGTTCCAGAGTCGTTTAAAGTACTTATAAACGAAATGAGAGGATTGTTACTTGATCTCGAGGTTTTTGATAGAGATGGTAATTATGTTTATATCTTCCCTAAAGATAGACATGTTCATGCTACAAAAAGTAAAAGGGGCTAGCTCCCCTATAAATTTTAGGAGGATTTTATGAGTATAAGTCTTTCTAAGAAACCAGGAGAATTTGACATAAGAAATGTAAAGAAAATAAGAGTTACTATATTTTCTCCTGAAATTGTCAGAGCATACTCTTATGGAGAAGTTAAGAAACCAGAGACTATAAATTACAGAACTCTCAAACCAGAAAGAGATGGTCTTTTCTGTGAAAGAATATTTGGACCTACTCAAGATTACAAATGTCATTGTGGTAAATTTTCTTCTAAGAGATATAAAGGAATAGTTTGTGATAGATGTGGAGTTGAAGTTACAGAGTCTAAAGTTAGAAGAGAAAGAATGGGACATATTGAGTTAGTTGCTCCTGTTGTACATATTTGGTTTTATAAAATAACTCCAAGTAGGATAGGTTTAATATTGGGGCTTAACTCCACATCTGAGCTTGTAAATGTAATATATCATGATAGTTATTTAGTTATTGATCCTGGTGATGTACCTGAGTTGAAGAGATTTCAGATAATATCGGATTCGGATTATGAAAAATACTCAGAAAAATATAGAGGACGTTTTGTTGCTGAGACTGGAGCAGAAGCTATAAAACAGGCTTTGGAGATTATTGATCTTGAAGCTGTTGAGAAACAATTGAGAAGAGAAGTTGAAGAGTCTGGAGAGAAAGCAGATCCTAAGATTGTTAAACGACTTGATATTATAACAAGCCTCATAAAGTCAGGTATAAAACCTGAATGGATGGTTATAGAGGCGTTACCTGTTATACCACCAGAACTTAGACCTATGGTACTATTAGATGGTGGAAGGTTTGCTGCTTCAGATTTGAATGAACTCTATAGAAAAATAATAAATAGGAATAACAGATTGAAAAAAATAATAAGCTTAAGTGCCCCTGAGATAATAATAAAAAGCGAAAAGAGATTGTTGCAGGATTCAGTTGATGCTATTATAGATAATAGTAGAAAGAAAAACCCAGTTAAAACACCTTCCAATAAGGTGATGAGATCTTTAGCAGCATTGCTCAAAGGAAAACAAGGGAGATTCAGACAAAATCTCTTGGGTAAGAGAGTTGATTATTCAGGTAGATCTGTTATAGTTGTTGATCCAAAGCTTAAACTATGGCAATGTGGAATACCTAGAAAAATGGCTGTTGAACTTTTTAAGCCGTTTGTTATGAAAGAACTTATTTCTAGAAAATATGCTTTTAACATAAAACAGGCTAAGAATATTGCTGAGACATATAATGATCCTAGAGTACATGAGTGTTTAGAGGCAGTTGTTAGTAAGCATCCTGTGCTTCTTAATAGAGCTCCTACTTTACATAGATTAAGTATAGAAGCTTTTGAGCCCGTACTTGTTGAAGATACAGCTATTCATCTTCATCCTCTTGTGTGTCATCCGTACAATGCTGATTTTGATGGTGACCAGATGGCTGTACATGTGCCGCTTTCACCGGAAGCTCAAGTTGAAGCGTGGGTTCTTATGTTGTCGGCTAGAAACTTGTTAAAGCCAGCAACTGGTGAACCTATAATGTTCCCAACACAAGATATGGTTTTAGGAATGTATTATCTTACTAAATCGCTTAGTAAGGAGCAGGAAAAAAAGAAAATTTTTGGTTCGTTTAGTGAAGTTAGATACCTTTGGGAGATTAATAAAATTTCTACTTACGAAAACATAATTTTTGTCTACAAAGGAGAAAAGATAGAAACCACTGTTGGTAGAGTTATATTCAACTCACTTTTACCAGATAAGCTAAGATTTGTCAATAAGAACCTAACTAACAAAGATTTAAACAATTTGGTTAAGGATTGTTATATGCAATGTGGTAGATGGGAAACTGTTAAGTTACTAGAAAACATGAAAGAAATCGGTTATTACTACGCTACTAAAAGAGCATCGACTATATCTTTAGAAGATATAAAAATTCCGCCACGAAAGCATGAACTTATATCAAAAGCTGAAATGGAAGAGTATAAAGTTAATGAAGATTTTGCTAAGGAACTCATAAATGCTGATGAAAGGTTTAATAAGATAATTAGCATATGGTCTCATGTTGGGGATAAGCTTAAGAAAGAGGTTGAAAGTACCCTTAGAGAAGATCAAGATGGTTTTAATCCTGTTTATGCTATGATGACTTCTGGTGCAAGAGGTAACAGAGAACAGGTTAAACAGCTTGCAGGTATGAGAGGTCTTATGTCTAAACCTTCAGGTGAAATCATAGAGTTGCCTATTAAATCAAACTTCAAGGAAGGATTAGGTCTTTGGGAATACTTTATTTCAGCTCATGGTGGTAGAAAAGGACTTGCTGATACTGCTTTGAAGACTTCTGAAGCTGGTTATTTAACTAGAAAACTTGTTGATATAGCACACTCTGTTGTTATAACTGATGAAGATTGTGGGACTGCTAAAGGTATTGTGGTTTCTGAAGATGAAGAAGGTGGTAGAGAGAGTATGATAGAGAGACTTATAGGGAAAACTTCTCTTTTTGATGTTCATGATCCTCAGACTGGTGAGATAATAGTGAAAGCAAACGAAATAATAGATTTTGATAAAGCTAAAATGATCGATAAATCAGGAATCTCGAGAGTTATGATAAGGCATGTTTTAACTTGTGAATCTGAAAGGGGTATTTGTGCAAAATGTTATGGATGGGATCTTGCACATAACAAACCTGTTAATATAGGAGAGGCTGTTGGTATTATTGCGGCACAATCAATAGGTGAGCCTGGAACTCAGCTTACTATGAGAACTTTCCATACAGGTGGTATAGCATCTGCAATAGTTGAAAAGAGCTGGATTGATTTTAGTGTGCCTGTTTTCGTTAATGATATATCAAATTGTTTTGTTATTAACTCTGATAATGAAAAGGTTACAACGAGAAAAGGTAATATATCCGTCTACAAAATACTATCGAAGATTTCTGATAAGTCTCAATCTTCATACCATGTATACGATGTTAGTGATTTCAAAAATATAAACATCAAAGAAGGTGAGTTTAGGGATTTTGAAGAGGGGGATGTTATTGGTGTTTTTAAAGATGGTTCAGAACTTAAAGCTTGGGAGTACATGAAGGTTGGTATATCGAATGATAAAGTTTTTATATGTGAAGCAGATGAAACTCTTGTGAAGATACCTATTGGTTCTGTTATATTGGTTAATGAGGGGGATATAGTTGAAAGTAATGTACCTATAGTTAGATTTGATCCTTATAACGAGCCTATAATATCGGAAAAAGAAGGTGTGGTTACCATAGAAGAAGATACAACAAAACCTTCATCTCAGAGAGATAAAATTCTAAAGATAATTGATGATTGGGGTAATGTTATCTCTGTGGATTATGTTCCAGCGGATGCTGAAATTAGAGTGAAGACAGGTGATAGAGTTAAAGTTGGAGAGATACTTGCTAAGAGGAGTAGATCAAAGAGAAGGACTTACGATATTGTTTCTGGTTTACCTAGAGTTACGAACTTATTTGAAGCTAGAGGTGTTAAAAATCAAAGTGTACTTGCTAAGATATCAGGTATCGTGAGTATCGAGATAGATAAAGGTAAAGTAGTAGTTGTTGTTGAAGATCAGTTCGGTAATAGGGTTAGACATAAAATACCTTCTGGAAGATATTTGTACGTTAGAAATGGAGACTATGTCAAGGTTGGAGAGGAGTTGTGTGATGGAGAAAAATCTCTACAAGGTATGTTACAGGTTTTAGGTGTTGAAGAGGTGTCCAAATATTTGTTAAACAAGATTCAGAGCATATACAGGGATCAGGGTGTGAAAATTGATGACAAGCATATTGGTGTGGTAATAAGACAAATGGTTAGAAAAGTTAGAATAGTTGAACCAGGAGATACTAGATTTATAATGGGGCAAGTTGTCAGTGCTGGTGAATTTGAAAAAGTTAATAATGAGATAATATCACAAGGTGGAGTACCTGCAAAGGGTAAAATAATCATACTAGGTATATCTAGAGCTGCGCTTACTAGTGAAAGCTTTTTATCAGCAGCATCATTCCAAGAGACGCATAAGGTTCTGACTGAGGCGGCAATAAAGGGTGCTGAGGATTACCTAGTTGGACTTAAGGAAAACTTAATAGTTGGAAGGCCTGTCCCCGTTGGTACTGGAGCTTCGTACTATGAAAATATTGACTTCAAGAGAAAAGAAGATGAAGATGAAAAGATAATAATTGATTTCTTAGGAGAAGGAGTTGCTTAATGTCAAGAGAGATAAGACTTCTTCTTTTTTTAGTTATATGGTTGGGAATAGTATTTGCTTTTACATTACTATTCCCGCCGCTACCACAACAAAATAAACAAATAAATAAAAACACCAATCAATTGATTTTAAGTAGTGAAACTAGATTAGTTAAATATAAAACTAACCCCTATAGTTATGTTATTAAGATGAGCAACATTACTCTAACTTTAAATGAGAAAGGTGTAGATAGTATATACTTTTCGTATGAAGGAAGAGATTATGAACTTAGTCTATCTAACAAGATATTTCCTCAACTATCGTTACTAGTTGATAGTGTTATTTTATATACAAATCAGGTTATAGATGTCATCGAGTTTAGCAGAGATGGTGTTTCGGAAGTTAACATAAATGGTAATAGATTCTTAATTTCTAGGAAATTTGCTCCTGTTTCAGATAACATCCTAGAGTTAGAAGTGAGAGTGAAGAATCAGCAGAGTAAACCTGTTGTATTTGAAGGAATTTCTCTGGTCTTTAGCGGTCCTCTTGGTCCAGATACTTCGGATGAACACTTTGCTTATATGAATTTGAGAACTGGATATATAGAGAAAGGAACGACTAATTTTATTGATACTCTAACAACATCAATATTTACTGGTACGGAAAGATATAGTATTAAGGGGCATGAGAGTGTTTTAGGAATATGGATGGAAAATAGATATACTGTTGTTGGTGTTGTACCTTTGAATGGTGAGTATAGAGCAGAATTTATTAGTAAGGAAACTAAGTATGGATATAACAAGTTGATGTCTTTGAGACTTACTAGTCGTATTTTGAGTCCTAATGCTGAAGAAAAATATAGATTTAGAATTTTGCTTGGTCCGAGAAAGAATGAGGTTTTGGAGACTTTTGGGATTGGTTTTACTGCTCTTGAAGATGGTGGTATTCTTAAGCCTATATATGATTTTCTTAAGTTTCTGATTAAGCTATTCTATAATCTAACTGGCAGCTGGGGAGCTGCTGTAATACTTATATCAATAGCCATTAAAATACTTCTAGAGCCTTTGAGCATAAAGTCTGCTGTGTCGATGAAAAGATTACAACTTATAGCACCTAAGATAAAGGAAATACAAGAAAAATATAAAGATGATCCTAGAAAAATGAATGCTGAGATAGCAGAGCTTTATAGAATATATGGTGCTAATCCAGCATCTGGTTGTTTGCCCCTTTTGTTGCAGATACCTATATTTATAGCACTTTATAATGTCCTATCTGGATTTATTGAACTAAAGGGGCAAAGTCTTCTTTGGATAAAAGATCTTACTAAACCAGATACTGTCCTTTACATAAAGGAACTTGAAGGATTTTTTATTCTACCTGCTTCAATAAATCTTCTACCTATAATAATGACTGCTATTTCATTGTTCCAAACTTATATTACATCATCAAAAGCTCAAACTCAGCAAACAGCAGTTATGTGGATAATACCAATAGTTTTTATGTTTATATTCTGGAATTTGCCTTCAGCACTTGTTTTATATTGGACTATACAAACAGCTCTTAGCGTTGTAGAACAGTACTTGATAAATAGGATTGTTAAGTACTAACTATATATTTTGTCTTTCTAGAGAATAAATTCTTACGAGAGCATCGATTATTAGATGCAGGTTGTGTTAATGTATGTTTACATGCTTTTGTGATTTCATGTAGTTTAAGGTATGTTTATTTTTTTAACGAAAATTTACTATAATATTTATGGAGATGCGGATGAGGGAGATTATTGTTTTGATTGCTGCTATTGTGTTTCTATTTTCTTGTAGTGTGACACCGAATGTGAATAATGAAAATGTAAAGTTTAGCATTTATGTTTCAAAAACAGGTGATGATAGTAATAGTGGTAATTCTAATAAACCTTATTTTTCTATACATAAGGCTCTTGAGAAAGCCTATGATATTTTGTCTAAAACTAATGGATCTGTTGAGATACTAATAGAAGATGGTGTTTACATTGTTGGAGATGGTTTAGGTAGTTTAGGTACTATTTTTATAACAAACTATAAGATATCTCTTATTGGTGGATGGAATTCTGATTTTTCCAGTGTGATAGGTATTTCTTTTATTGATCTTACTAATACAACTAAGCAAGCTCTTGTAATAAGAAATGTAAATGGAGCTGTTTTTAAGAACTTAGGCATTATTAATGGAAAAGCATATTCTTCTTTTGGAGGTGGTGTCTCAGTAAAAGATTCATTAAATGTTATGTTTACAAATGTAATAGTGAGTAATAATACATCTGCTTTGGGTGGTGGTATTTTTCTTGAAAATGTTAAGAATAGCCGATTTTTCATAGATGTTGTGTATAACACTTCATTTAGTATAGGTGGTGGTGTTTTATTAACTAATTCTCATAATAACGAGTTCAATTTTCTTGTATTTGCTAACTTTTCGGGTTCTTTAGGTGGTGGTGTTTTGTTGTATAACTCTTCGAATAATAGGCTAGAAGGTATAATAACTAATAATGTATCGGTATTTGGAGCTGGTTTAGCTTTAGTTGGTTCTAGGACTTCAGATAATAATATAAAGGGATTTATATCTAGAAATAATGCCTCATCGGGTGGTGGTGGAATATATATTTCTAATACAGGTGGTAACAATATCTCTGCTGCAATAATTAGAAATTCTTCTCCTTTAGGTGGTGGAATATATGTAACACAAATTCAAGGACTTGTCGTTATATCAGAAAGTCTGATAACAGAGACGTATTCAGTAGGTCCTAAGAGAAGTGTCATATATATATCTAATTCAACTTCTAATTTGCCATTGATTTTGGATAAGTGTCAAATTGGGGGGGTTACTTCTGGGATTCCTATTTATGGAATATATGAAGATGGTGTTGATATATCGGGGCATACTATAATAAGAAGTATTTTCTATACAAATACATTACAAGACATATATGTTGATCCCGATGGGAATATACCTATTAGCGGTATATCTACATTGAATATTACTCTATCTAGTAGTCATGACGCTTTTACTTTAGACAATATAGTCTCAAATTACTAGACAAAGTCAAAAAATGTTTGAATGACTAAATTAGTCTTTTGGAGCTTAAAATTTAGCAGAATTATTGTTTTTATTGATGTTGAAATGTGTTTGGACTTATGATTAAAATACTACTAGAATACTGGACTATTCACAGGGGAGGTAGGGGCTAACCTATCTGAGAACCTTGCTGTAATGCTGCAAGGGACCCTTTGAACCTGATCCAGGTAATACTGGCGTAGGGAGGTT
Coding sequences:
- the yidC gene encoding membrane protein insertase YidC — encoded protein: MSREIRLLLFLVIWLGIVFAFTLLFPPLPQQNKQINKNTNQLILSSETRLVKYKTNPYSYVIKMSNITLTLNEKGVDSIYFSYEGRDYELSLSNKIFPQLSLLVDSVILYTNQVIDVIEFSRDGVSEVNINGNRFLISRKFAPVSDNILELEVRVKNQQSKPVVFEGISLVFSGPLGPDTSDEHFAYMNLRTGYIEKGTTNFIDTLTTSIFTGTERYSIKGHESVLGIWMENRYTVVGVVPLNGEYRAEFISKETKYGYNKLMSLRLTSRILSPNAEEKYRFRILLGPRKNEVLETFGIGFTALEDGGILKPIYDFLKFLIKLFYNLTGSWGAAVILISIAIKILLEPLSIKSAVSMKRLQLIAPKIKEIQEKYKDDPRKMNAEIAELYRIYGANPASGCLPLLLQIPIFIALYNVLSGFIELKGQSLLWIKDLTKPDTVLYIKELEGFFILPASINLLPIIMTAISLFQTYITSSKAQTQQTAVMWIIPIVFMFIFWNLPSALVLYWTIQTALSVVEQYLINRIVKY
- the rpoC gene encoding DNA-directed RNA polymerase subunit beta'; this translates as MSISLSKKPGEFDIRNVKKIRVTIFSPEIVRAYSYGEVKKPETINYRTLKPERDGLFCERIFGPTQDYKCHCGKFSSKRYKGIVCDRCGVEVTESKVRRERMGHIELVAPVVHIWFYKITPSRIGLILGLNSTSELVNVIYHDSYLVIDPGDVPELKRFQIISDSDYEKYSEKYRGRFVAETGAEAIKQALEIIDLEAVEKQLRREVEESGEKADPKIVKRLDIITSLIKSGIKPEWMVIEALPVIPPELRPMVLLDGGRFAASDLNELYRKIINRNNRLKKIISLSAPEIIIKSEKRLLQDSVDAIIDNSRKKNPVKTPSNKVMRSLAALLKGKQGRFRQNLLGKRVDYSGRSVIVVDPKLKLWQCGIPRKMAVELFKPFVMKELISRKYAFNIKQAKNIAETYNDPRVHECLEAVVSKHPVLLNRAPTLHRLSIEAFEPVLVEDTAIHLHPLVCHPYNADFDGDQMAVHVPLSPEAQVEAWVLMLSARNLLKPATGEPIMFPTQDMVLGMYYLTKSLSKEQEKKKIFGSFSEVRYLWEINKISTYENIIFVYKGEKIETTVGRVIFNSLLPDKLRFVNKNLTNKDLNNLVKDCYMQCGRWETVKLLENMKEIGYYYATKRASTISLEDIKIPPRKHELISKAEMEEYKVNEDFAKELINADERFNKIISIWSHVGDKLKKEVESTLREDQDGFNPVYAMMTSGARGNREQVKQLAGMRGLMSKPSGEIIELPIKSNFKEGLGLWEYFISAHGGRKGLADTALKTSEAGYLTRKLVDIAHSVVITDEDCGTAKGIVVSEDEEGGRESMIERLIGKTSLFDVHDPQTGEIIVKANEIIDFDKAKMIDKSGISRVMIRHVLTCESERGICAKCYGWDLAHNKPVNIGEAVGIIAAQSIGEPGTQLTMRTFHTGGIASAIVEKSWIDFSVPVFVNDISNCFVINSDNEKVTTRKGNISVYKILSKISDKSQSSYHVYDVSDFKNINIKEGEFRDFEEGDVIGVFKDGSELKAWEYMKVGISNDKVFICEADETLVKIPIGSVILVNEGDIVESNVPIVRFDPYNEPIISEKEGVVTIEEDTTKPSSQRDKILKIIDDWGNVISVDYVPADAEIRVKTGDRVKVGEILAKRSRSKRRTYDIVSGLPRVTNLFEARGVKNQSVLAKISGIVSIEIDKGKVVVVVEDQFGNRVRHKIPSGRYLYVRNGDYVKVGEELCDGEKSLQGMLQVLGVEEVSKYLLNKIQSIYRDQGVKIDDKHIGVVIRQMVRKVRIVEPGDTRFIMGQVVSAGEFEKVNNEIISQGGVPAKGKIIILGISRAALTSESFLSAASFQETHKVLTEAAIKGAEDYLVGLKENLIVGRPVPVGTGASYYENIDFKRKEDEDEKIIIDFLGEGVA